A stretch of DNA from Candidatus Sericytochromatia bacterium:
ATGCAGAACCGCTGGGCGCTGGCGGACCAGGCCGACCTGCACTGTGTCACCCCGGCGCAGGCCGCAGCCAGCGGGCTGACGCCCACCCAGATCTCGCTGCGCCCGGCCGGCCAGCCGGAAACCTGCCGTTTCGACTGCGCGGATCGCGCCCTCGGCTTCCAGCAGGCCCGCGCCCAGGCGCACCTCGGCATTCCCGCCGGCACCCGCGTGCAGGAGCTCTGGGAGCGGAAATTTGCCGCGCTGCTGGCGCAGGCCCGCCACGTGGTGCTGGTCGATCGCTACGCCCTGGCGGCTCATCTCGACACGCGCCGGGCCCAGCCGAGCGGGCTGGCACGCCTGCTGCGCGAGCTGGATGGCCTGACGCGCCCGGTGAACGTGACGCTGTACACCCAGCTCTGGTCCGGCCACCGGACGGCGCTGAAGCAGCTGGCAGCCGGCCTGACGCAAGGCGGCATCCGGGAATGGCGCGTGCGGCTGGCGCAGGATGAGACCTTCGTGCGGCACGCCCACGACCGTCACCTGCGCATCGACCGCACCTTGATCCAGCTGGGCAAGGGCATCGAGGTGCTGGCCGGCGAGTACGTCTTCGGCGCCAGCGACTACGACCTGAAACCCTTCACCCCGTTCGCGCGCCAGCGGGAAGAAGAACTGCGCCGGGCCTGCCGGGAGTGGCGCTGGCGGCCAGGCGAACCTGCGCGGGCCCCTGGAGCCGAGGGGGGCTGAGCCAGCAGGGCCCGCGGGTCAGGGCTCAGAGCGTTGGTCGTGCCACCGCCCCATGGCGGGGCGAGCCGCGCCGACGGGTGAGGCCCGCCAGAAGGCGAGCAGGCAGCCCCCTGAGGCTCGCAAAAGTTTTTTACTCCAGTCACTTAGTATCACTTTTCCGTATATAAGCGATGTCATCATCGCCAGAGTCAGCGCTCGCGATGTCGGTTTCTCCCCGTCGCCGTGGTGCTTCAATCACGCCCCCACGCCCCGACAGGAGGTTCGCCATGACGTTCTTCAGCCTCGATGCCTCGACCCTCAGTGGCACCGTCAATTTCGCGGCCCTGCGTATCCAGGTGCTCGAACGCCTTCACCAGGAGCCGCACGCCTGCTTCAGCCGTCGGGAGCGGGTCGCCATCATGGACGGCTTCGTCGAGATGGCCAAGCAGCATCTGCAGCACGCCGCGATCCGCCGGGATGCCCCGCTCACCCGGGACTGGCGCGACAACGCGGGTCTGGTGATTCTCTCCCGCGACATGGAGGAGTTGCCGTTCGACGTGCCGAAGTGGGTCTTGTTGTTCGGCTGGTTGGCGCCCGAATCGGCGGCCGCCTGGTGTCCGGATCTGCTGGCCGAGGTGACCCTGCGCGCGCTGAACGGCACGCTGGGGCAAGCCCCGCCCCGACGAAGTCCGCGCCCGCGCAAGCGCTGAGCCCCCAGGCCGGCGCTTGAATGGGAGAGGCTGCCCCGTGGCCAGATTTCAAACAAATGCCAGCGGCGTACGACCCGGCCGTAGAATTTCCCGTGACGAACGGGAAAAAGAAGGGAGCCCTTTGCTACGGCCTCGCCCGACAGGTAGGACCATGCTCGAGAACGACAAACGCGCCAAGGAGTCGCGGGAGCGCATCCGTTGTCTGCTGCTGCTCTGGACGTTGGAGGCGGGCGTGATTGCCCGCACGACGCTGCGCGAGCGGGCGCTGGCCGAGCACGATTTCCGCTGGGAAACCCTGTCCGCGAGAGAAAAGTCCGCCTTTAACAACCACCTCTGCCGCGACCTGAATGGCATGGTCACATCCGGGTTGCTGGAGGCGTTGCAGCTGCAACCGGATGGCCGGGTGGGGCCGCACATCGAGGGACGGATGCGCAATCAGGTGTACTACCGCGCGGTCTTGCAGCCGGAATTCGTGGTGTTCAGCCCCGAGGGCCCCTCGCTCGACCCGCATGTCGCCCGCGTGGCCGAACAACTGGCCGCCCAGAGCGCCCCGCGCGCGTCGCGCGGGCGGGCCGAATTGCGCTTCGCCCTGGCGGAGCTCAAGGCCGCGAGTGGCCACGGCGGCCTGGCCGCGCAGCTGTTGTCGCGCGTGTCGGCTGCCCTGGAAGCGCGCTTCGGGCCAAGCCGTTACACCCCGCGCATCCGCCACCGCCCCTTGCCGCCAACCCTCGGCGAGGCCAGCCGCAGCGCCGTGCGGGCACACGTCTGGGAAGGGGTGGTGCGCGCCCTCGACCAGGGGCTGCGTATCGAAATCCGCTACAATCGCCGGAAGACCAAGGAGCCACAGCGCCTCTGTCCCTATCGGGTCGTCTGGTACAACGGGCGCCCCCGCCTGGAGGCCTACTGGTTCCACCGCGGGGTGCGGCGCTGGTGTGCGATTCCCTTGCATCACCTGGCCCAGCTCGAGGCCCTCGAAAGCGACCGGGCCGAGTGGGCCGGCCCGGCCCCCTCCGCCGAAGAGCGCGAGCTGCTCGACAACGTGTGGGGCACCGACCTGGAGGATCCCGCCCTGCTGAAGCGGGCCGAGGACGACGTACGGCCCCTG
This window harbors:
- a CDS encoding WYL domain-containing protein, with translation MLENDKRAKESRERIRCLLLLWTLEAGVIARTTLRERALAEHDFRWETLSAREKSAFNNHLCRDLNGMVTSGLLEALQLQPDGRVGPHIEGRMRNQVYYRAVLQPEFVVFSPEGPSLDPHVARVAEQLAAQSAPRASRGRAELRFALAELKAASGHGGLAAQLLSRVSAALEARFGPSRYTPRIRHRPLPPTLGEASRSAVRAHVWEGVVRALDQGLRIEIRYNRRKTKEPQRLCPYRVVWYNGRPRLEAYWFHRGVRRWCAIPLHHLAQLEALESDRAEWAGPAPSAEERELLDNVWGTDLEDPALLKRAEDDVRPLADLTTEVELLFHGAAASAVRNDPGCALARLSAEHDARGLLIRYRVRTLVGSHFKKWLASWGAEVRVVQPRALAAEVAETARQVYEAHRAALEDEP